The Arachis ipaensis cultivar K30076 chromosome B07, Araip1.1, whole genome shotgun sequence genome includes a window with the following:
- the LOC107606862 gene encoding uncharacterized protein LOC107606862 produces MANRSYHFFQTISKGKKFSWTEECENSFMELKQLLTSPLVLQRPEIGKPLHLYLSVSNYAISSVLVMETGKKQNPVYFISKVLQPAEIRYPKIEQLALALVTTARRLRHYFKSHTIIVRTNQPLRHVLTRPKLARRLIKWSIELSEFDIQYESRKTLKSQVLADFVSEMTNETQYTATNWSIHVDGASNREESGAGVLLKEGEKVIAEQSLQFCFNASNNQAEYESLLVGLKLTQQLRIPQITVYCDSSLVVHQIKGEYQVKDPLLEKYWLITKDLISKFSKFDIIHVNREQNTKVDVLSKLATTRQAENTLALSQLTLNKPSFEQDTILSIMQVPDWRTPFLNYINTGAIPNEEPNLPLFRRRASFYTVLENTLYRRGHSQPLLKCISNEEAEDVMVETHEGVCGNHIGG; encoded by the coding sequence ATGGCAAACCGATCTTATCATTTCTTCCAGACAATCTCCAAGGGGAAGAAATTCTCATGGACGGAGGAATGTGAAAACTCCTTTATGGAACTCAAACAGCTCTTAACATCACCTCTAGTACTCCAAAGACCAGAGATTGGTAAGCCATTGCATTTGTATTTATCAGTATCTAACTATGCTATAAGCTCGGTCCTAGTGATGGAAACAGGAAAAAAGCAAAACCcagtatacttcattagtaaggtACTGCAACCAGCAGAAATAAGATATCCGAAGATAGAGCAACTAGCGCTGGCACTAGTCACCACGGCAAGAAGGCTGCGACATTACTTTAAAAGCCATACAATCATAGTACGAACAAACCAACCACTAAGGCATGTATTAACCAGACCCAAGCTCGCCAGACGACTAATAAAGTGGTCAATCGAACTATCCGAGTTCGACATTCAGTACGAGTCGAGAAAGACTCTGAAATCACAAGTACTTGCCGACTTCGTGTCAGAAATGACTAATGAGACACAATATACAGCAACCAATTGGAGCATACACGTGGATGGAGCATCAAACAGAGAAGAAAGCGGAGCTGGGGTACTGCTAAAAGAAGGAGAGAAAGTGATAGCCGAACAATCACTACAATTCTGCTTCAATGCAAGtaacaaccaagcggaatatgaatcTTTGCTAGTAGGATTGAAGCTTACCCAGCAACTCAGAATACCTCAGATAACAGTCTACTGCGACTCATCACTTGTAGTACATCAAATCAAGGGTGAGTACCAGGTAAAAGATCCTTTGTTAGAGAAATATTGGCTCATAACAAAGGATCTCATCTCAAAGTTCAGTAAATTTGATATTATTCATGTAAACCGAGAACAAAACACCAAAGTCGATGTGTTATCCAAGTTAGCCACAACAAGGCAGGCGGAAAACACACTGGCCCTATCCCAACTAACACTCAACAAGCCGAGCTTTGAGCAGGACACAATCTTAAGCATCATGCAGGTACCAGATTGGAGAACACCTTTTCTCAATTACATCAACACAGGTGCCATACCAAACGAGGAGCCGAACTTGCCACTCTTCCGAAGAAGAGCAAGTTTCTATACAGTACTCGAAAATACCCTGTACAGGCGAGGACACTCCCAACCACTCCTCAAATGCATCAGCAATGAGGAAGCCGAAGATGTTATGGTAGAAACACACGAAGGAGTTTGTGGAAACCACATCGGCGGCTGA